From Halalkalicoccus sp. CG83, one genomic window encodes:
- a CDS encoding phosphoglycerol geranylgeranyltransferase, whose product MSAPWADWDHIVKIDPDKELADGETFEDVCRTGTDAIEIGGTTGMTQENMQAVIDACAKYDVPLYQEPSNPAVVVEDEALEGYLIPTVFNAGDVFWVVGAHKEWLRMSANFDWTRTFTEAYIVLNPDSSVAEYTDADCDQSAEDVAAYAELAEHMFGQPIVYIEYSGMFGDPEKVRAGRDALDDATLFYGGGIGDYESANTMARHADVVVVGDLVHDEGCGAVEETVEGAKDARSEVAGPS is encoded by the coding sequence ATGAGCGCGCCGTGGGCCGACTGGGATCACATCGTGAAGATCGACCCCGACAAGGAGCTCGCCGACGGCGAGACCTTCGAGGACGTCTGTCGGACGGGGACCGACGCGATCGAGATCGGGGGGACGACGGGCATGACCCAGGAGAACATGCAGGCCGTGATCGACGCCTGTGCGAAGTACGACGTCCCGCTCTACCAGGAGCCGAGCAACCCCGCCGTGGTCGTCGAAGACGAGGCGCTCGAGGGGTATCTGATCCCGACGGTGTTCAACGCGGGCGACGTCTTCTGGGTGGTCGGCGCACACAAGGAGTGGCTCCGCATGAGCGCGAACTTCGACTGGACGCGAACGTTCACCGAGGCGTACATCGTCCTCAACCCCGACTCAAGCGTCGCGGAGTACACCGACGCGGACTGCGACCAGTCCGCCGAGGACGTCGCGGCCTACGCCGAACTCGCCGAACACATGTTCGGCCAGCCGATCGTCTACATCGAGTACTCGGGCATGTTCGGCGACCCCGAGAAGGTCCGCGCGGGACGGGACGCCCTCGACGACGCGACCCTGTTCTACGGCGGCGGCATCGGCGACTACGAGTCGGCGAACACGATGGCCCGACATGCGGACGTCGTCGTCGTCGGCGACCTGGTCCACGACGAGGGCTGTGGGGCCGTCGAGGAGACCGTCGAAGGCGCGAAGGACGCGCGCTCGGAGGTCGCCGGACCGAGCTGA
- a CDS encoding sulfatase-like hydrolase/transferase, producing MSTDTNPTNVVLVTVDSLRADAIEPYSEEHRTPTLRRLAERGTVFEHAFATGNWTPFSFPGLLASRPVFADSGTVGVTESETLADALSEAGVATGGFNAANGFLTPHWGYDSGFDEFESFVADADSFYGKYLATHPTVEAWLQLASAPVRRLVSRLRGEDDDRPFMDASRMLDVERRAKEFVERSQTPFFLWIHYMDVHTPYAPAPRHFREVSSSTLGTPEMLLAHARAGLGQGVNERTLAGLRTLYQATVRQVDASIGRLLETLSAAGLREETCVVVAGDHGEEFQEHGHLAHYPKLYDELLHVPLIVDAPGESSRRIERAVGLDDVPPTITALLGVSPPKTWSGHSLVGSIETGERPDGEPVISVTVRDDPVTRQPIPRDLEDGDLLVSARTDDWTYIENVDSETAELYHRPSDPVQRYDRSVDPGPEADAAIERLRPLVREHARSIRAAGSASTPAGPADEAVETRLEALGYR from the coding sequence ATGTCAACGGATACCAACCCCACCAACGTCGTCCTCGTCACGGTCGATTCGCTGCGTGCGGACGCGATCGAACCCTACTCCGAGGAACACCGGACGCCGACGTTGCGGCGGCTGGCCGAGCGGGGCACCGTCTTCGAGCACGCCTTCGCGACCGGCAACTGGACGCCCTTCTCGTTTCCCGGGCTGCTCGCTTCGCGTCCGGTCTTCGCCGACTCGGGGACCGTCGGCGTCACCGAGAGCGAGACGCTCGCCGACGCGCTCTCCGAGGCGGGCGTCGCCACCGGCGGGTTCAACGCCGCGAACGGCTTTCTCACCCCCCACTGGGGCTACGACAGCGGGTTCGACGAGTTCGAGTCGTTCGTGGCCGATGCCGACTCCTTCTACGGGAAGTATCTCGCTACCCACCCCACCGTCGAGGCGTGGTTGCAGCTCGCGAGCGCCCCCGTTCGGCGCCTCGTCTCACGGCTGCGCGGCGAGGACGACGACCGGCCGTTCATGGACGCCTCGAGGATGCTCGACGTCGAACGACGGGCGAAGGAGTTCGTCGAGCGCTCGCAGACGCCCTTCTTCCTCTGGATCCACTACATGGACGTCCACACGCCGTACGCGCCGGCGCCGCGACACTTCCGGGAGGTCTCGTCGTCGACCCTCGGGACTCCGGAGATGCTCCTGGCTCACGCCCGAGCGGGGCTCGGGCAGGGCGTGAACGAGCGAACGCTCGCGGGCCTCAGGACGCTCTACCAGGCGACCGTTCGCCAGGTCGATGCGAGCATCGGACGACTGCTCGAGACGCTCTCGGCCGCCGGCCTCCGCGAGGAGACCTGCGTCGTCGTCGCCGGCGATCACGGCGAGGAGTTCCAGGAGCACGGTCATCTGGCACACTACCCGAAGCTCTACGACGAACTCCTCCACGTACCGTTGATCGTCGACGCGCCGGGCGAGTCGTCACGACGCATCGAGCGGGCGGTCGGGCTCGACGACGTCCCGCCGACGATCACCGCACTGCTCGGCGTCTCGCCGCCGAAGACGTGGTCGGGGCACTCGCTCGTCGGCTCGATCGAGACCGGCGAGCGCCCCGACGGCGAGCCGGTGATCTCCGTGACTGTTCGCGACGACCCGGTGACACGCCAGCCGATCCCCCGCGACCTCGAGGACGGCGACCTGCTGGTGAGCGCGCGCACCGACGATTGGACGTACATCGAGAACGTCGACAGCGAGACCGCCGAACTGTACCACCGTCCCTCCGATCCGGTCCAGCGGTACGACCGGTCGGTGGATCCCGGCCCGGAAGCCGACGCGGCGATCGAACGACTCCGGCCGCTCGTCCGCGAGCACGCCCGATCGATTCGGGCGGCGGGATCGGCGTCGACGCCGGCCGGGCCGGCCGACGAGGCGGTCGAGACGAGACTCGAGGCGCTTGGCTACCGATAA
- a CDS encoding GtrA family protein has translation MVRELLRATLEGPLAARLRRFFVVGAVAAGLQTLLLAGFVEYGQVHYLLAAAVAIEITIVFQYVLNNVWTFRAAKNTGWGEYLSGLAKTNLVRGSAIPLQLGVLYGLVTWPGIAYLIANGIAILVSGVYRYVLDARWTWDV, from the coding sequence ATGGTCCGGGAGCTCCTGAGGGCGACGTTGGAGGGGCCGCTGGCGGCCCGCCTGCGGCGGTTCTTCGTCGTCGGGGCCGTCGCGGCGGGCCTCCAGACGCTGTTACTCGCGGGCTTCGTCGAGTACGGGCAGGTCCACTACCTGCTGGCGGCGGCGGTCGCCATCGAGATCACGATCGTCTTCCAGTACGTGCTCAACAACGTCTGGACGTTCAGGGCCGCCAAGAACACGGGCTGGGGCGAGTACCTCTCCGGGTTGGCGAAGACGAACCTCGTCCGCGGCTCCGCGATCCCGCTCCAGCTCGGGGTGCTGTACGGGCTGGTCACCTGGCCCGGGATCGCCTACCTGATCGCCAACGGCATCGCCATCCTCGTCAGCGGCGTCTACCGGTACGTCCTCGACGCCCGCTGGACGTGGGACGTCTGA
- the aspS gene encoding aspartate--tRNA(Asn) ligase, which produces MQDRTYTADAEPGETVTVAGWVHEIRDLGGIAFLILRDRSGRIQVKFEKEEMDDELVETGLDLARESVISATGTVEEEPRAPTGVEITPDSLSVIAEAEPGLPLDPSGKVDAELSTRLNNRTLDLRKEETKAIFEIRAEVLRAVRESFRAMDCTEINTPKIVATGTEGGTELFPITYFGEEAFMNQSPQLFKQLMVGSGLERVFEIGPIFRAEEHNTPRHLNEATMIDFESAFIDHEEAMDACERTLLAAYEGVAENCEEELETLGYDDFSVPDAGFPRLSYEEAIERINATGELDEQLVWGDDLPTEGEKALGKDVGGHYFVTDWPSEIKPFYIQDYDDDPDLSKGFDLMHPRMELVSGGQREHRHDELVAGFEAQGLNPEQFDYYTEMFKYGMPPHAGWAYGVERLVMTMLDLENIREAVLFPRDRQRLSP; this is translated from the coding sequence ATGCAGGATCGAACCTACACGGCCGACGCCGAACCCGGCGAGACCGTCACCGTGGCGGGCTGGGTTCACGAGATCCGTGATCTCGGCGGCATCGCGTTTCTCATCCTTCGCGACAGGAGCGGCAGGATCCAGGTCAAGTTCGAGAAAGAGGAGATGGACGACGAACTGGTCGAGACCGGCCTCGATCTCGCGCGCGAGAGCGTGATCTCGGCGACGGGCACCGTCGAGGAGGAGCCCCGGGCGCCGACGGGCGTCGAGATCACGCCCGACTCGCTTTCGGTGATCGCCGAGGCCGAGCCCGGACTCCCGCTTGACCCCTCGGGGAAGGTCGACGCCGAGCTCTCGACGCGGCTGAACAACCGTACCCTCGACCTCCGAAAGGAGGAGACGAAGGCGATCTTCGAGATCCGCGCGGAGGTGCTTCGCGCGGTGCGCGAGAGCTTCCGCGCGATGGACTGTACGGAGATCAACACGCCGAAGATCGTCGCCACCGGTACCGAGGGCGGCACGGAGCTGTTCCCGATCACCTACTTCGGCGAGGAGGCGTTCATGAACCAGTCGCCCCAGCTGTTCAAGCAGCTGATGGTCGGCTCCGGGCTCGAACGCGTCTTCGAGATCGGCCCCATCTTCCGCGCCGAGGAGCACAACACGCCACGACACCTCAACGAGGCGACGATGATCGACTTCGAGAGCGCGTTCATCGACCACGAGGAGGCGATGGACGCCTGCGAGCGAACCCTGCTCGCGGCGTACGAGGGCGTCGCGGAGAACTGCGAGGAGGAGCTCGAGACGCTCGGCTACGACGACTTCTCGGTACCCGATGCGGGCTTCCCCCGCCTCAGCTACGAGGAGGCGATCGAGCGGATCAACGCCACCGGCGAACTCGACGAGCAGTTGGTGTGGGGCGACGACCTCCCGACGGAGGGCGAGAAAGCCCTGGGGAAGGACGTCGGCGGCCACTACTTCGTGACCGACTGGCCCAGCGAGATCAAGCCGTTCTACATCCAGGACTACGACGACGACCCAGACCTCTCGAAGGGGTTCGACCTGATGCATCCCCGCATGGAGCTCGTCTCGGGCGGCCAGCGCGAACACCGTCACGACGAGCTCGTCGCGGGCTTCGAGGCACAGGGGCTCAACCCCGAGCAGTTCGACTACTACACCGAGATGTTCAAGTACGGGATGCCGCCCCACGCGGGCTGGGCCTACGGCGTCGAGCGCCTCGTCATGACGATGCTCGACCTGGAGAACATCCGCGAGGCCGTCCTCTTCCCGAGGGATCGTCAGCGACTGAGCCCATAG